A window of the Loxodonta africana isolate mLoxAfr1 chromosome 3, mLoxAfr1.hap2, whole genome shotgun sequence genome harbors these coding sequences:
- the LOC100670056 gene encoding olfactory receptor 7A10-like: protein MERENHTQISEFILLGLSEQEEMQSLLLGLFLSLYLLSFIGNLLIILATITGSHLHTPMYFFLANLSFVDICFTSTTVPKMLLNIHTYNKAITYQGCLAQIYFFILFIQLDVFFLSIMAYDRFVAICHPLHYMVIMNPRLCGLLLLFSWILSVLDSLLRSLLVLRLSFCTNLEIPHFFCEINQVIQLACSDNLLNIIEMYFATGVMGIIPLTGILFSYSRIAFSILRITSARGKYKAFSTCGSHLSVVSLFYGTGLGVYLSSTTIQNSRASAIASVMYTIVTPMLNPFIYSLRNKDIKQALKSLVGIVTLNK, encoded by the coding sequence ATGGAAAGAGAAAACCACACACAAATTTCAGAATTTATTCTTCTTGGACTCTCAGAACAGGAGGAAATGCAATCTCTTCTTCTTGGGCTCTTCCTGTCGTTGTACTTGCTCAGCTTTATTGGGAACCTTCTCATCATCTTGGCCACCATCACTGGCTCCcatctccacactcccatgtacttttttcttgCCAACCTGTCTTTTGTAGACATATGTTTCACTTCTACCACTGTCCCAAAGATGCTACTGAACATCCATACCTATAACAAAGCCATCACCTATCAAGGCTGCCTTgcccaaatatattttttcatcctttttatACAGTTGgatgtttttttcctttctataatGGCTTATGACCGGTTTGTGGCCATCTGTCACCCACTGCACTACATGGTCATCATGAATCCCAGACTCTGTGGCTTGTTGCTGCTTTTTTCCTGGATATTGAGTGTTCTGGATTCTCTGCTACGTAGTTTACTGGTGTTGAGATTGTCCTTCTGTACTAACTTGGAAATTCCCCACTTCTTCTGTGAAATCAATCAGGTTATCCAACTTGCCTGTTCTGACAACCTCCTCAATATCATAGAGATGTATTTTGCAACTGGGGTAATGGGCATTATTCCCCTCACTGGCATCTTATTTTCTTATTCTCGGATTGCCTTTTCCATactgagaataacatcagcaagGGGGAAATATAAGGCATTTTCCACTTGTGGATCTCATCTTTCAGTTGTTTCCTTGTTTTATGGTACAGGTCTTGGGGTCTACCTCAGTTCTACCACTATTCAAAATTCCAGGGCCAGTGCAATAGCCTCAGTGATGTACACCATAGTCACACCCATGTTGAATCCCTTTAtttacagcctgaggaacaaggaCATAAAACAGGCACTGAAAAGCCTTGTTGGGATTGTCACTTTAAACAAGTGA